The following proteins are co-located in the Poecile atricapillus isolate bPoeAtr1 chromosome 2, bPoeAtr1.hap1, whole genome shotgun sequence genome:
- the PTPN23 gene encoding LOW QUALITY PROTEIN: tyrosine-protein phosphatase non-receptor type 23 (The sequence of the model RefSeq protein was modified relative to this genomic sequence to represent the inferred CDS: inserted 2 bases in 1 codon; deleted 1 base in 1 codon), protein MEAVPRMPMIWLDLKEAGEFAFNAAVKKFVLKNYGENPESYNEELRKLELLRQSAVSVPRDFEGCSTLRKYLGQLHFLQSRIPMGNGQDAAVPVTWTEIFSGKAVTHEDIKYEQACVLYNLGALHSMLGAMDKRVSEEGMKVSCTHFQCAAGAFTYLRDHFPHSYSVDMSHQILSLNINLMLGQAQECLLEKSMLDNRKSFLVARISAQVVDYYKEACRALENSETASLLGKIQKDWKKLVQMKIYYFAAVAHLHMGKQAEEQQKFGERVIYFQSALDKLNEAIKLAKGQPEAVQEALRFTMDVIGGKYNSAKKDNDFIYHEAVPALDTLQSVKGAPLVKALPVNPTDPAVTGPDIFAKLVPMAAHEASSLYSEEKAKLLRDVMAKIEAKNEVLDQFMDSMQLDPDTVDNLDMYEHIPPVLMEKCAALSVRPDTVRNLVQSMQVLSGVFTDVEASLKEIRDLLEEDEAQERKLQELLGRVPPAPGSPPGLAEVSKECSKYLELHEKASFTNTELHRAMNLHLGNLRLLGGPLEQVRAALPTPSLSEDDKQVLQNLKRILAKVQEMRDQRMSLEQQLREMIQKDDITTSLVTTDRSEMKKLFEEQLKKYDQLKVYLEQNLAAQENVLKALTDANVKYAAVRKALAEVEHKWNTTVQTLVASYEAYEDLMKKSQEGKDFYTDLEGKAAKLLERARAACQASEAHRQQLLERELKKQPPPRPTAPKPPLQKKPPDEAGGPEPAELGSLVLSELPEELRSLPPELLPGPLGQLPPXPALAALPGGLRPPEPYLLPGGVASAPLPPLAPAPPFPGHYRLPGPAAVPFPAPGGVPGQLLQPSAPAGPVPSSAAPQLFPAAPLMRQPGFGGGPHVPPPRSSPQHGPLPTPAYGLGRPGAAPGPLRPPVPGAAPGGAQPGLGGHEPPGTRPATTTVDSVQAPISSCSVPPRGPPGPFLPPQRPGGAPGPFPYAAGGVQPFGTPAQAPFPQAQPPPAFAQGPQQFPPGPFLPPGRAQAPLPFQQPPRVPLAPPAQFPQQPFPAPGAPGQAPLPPQLYQLPGQEQLPPAGLAAHPGAVPFPRTPAQGGPPALPFCPSPAPPSAQLPPGPAALAPPAPAPPSQAPSPGPLPGSVVVQGPLVPSPAPSPSPALPVQPPAPRAPPALPPPGTGDAPFPRQSPCPADLLSSSPESQPGGSAAPGGLLQPTKAGPQEGQRPRAVQLIEADPYAEPERVRRLLAELERFRGQAERLERPAAGGGSELDALWKELQEAQERDARQRSIAIARCYSMKNRHQDIMPYDRNRVVLRSGKDDYINASRVEDLSPYCPALIATQAPLLGTAADFWLMIYEQKVSVVVMLVSEQELDKKVLRYFPSERGQPVAQGPLTVVLTSLRVTPTHVERMLTLQYREQSLKRTVAHLQFTSWPELGLPESKGSLLRFIQEVHGHYLHQRPLHTPVVVHCSSGVGRTGAFCLLYAAVQEVEAGNGIPELAQLVRRMRQQRKHMLQEKLHLKFCFEAVLLHAEQVLLRHGVGAPAPAKPPNSASPKLYFQQDPQDLVLGGDVPISSIQATIAKLSIKAGGPSAEPGEGWGVDPAPAPDPADPEVPLVIPDGVVDGVDTPEPEPPAPRPPLPEAAGDAESSNHVGGESPEGPPEPPAAPPASSSSSLELLASLTPEAFSLDASLKGKQRMNKQNFLQAQPGEGLRGPRPSDDPLSMLDPLWTLNKA, encoded by the exons GGACGCGGCCGTGCCCGTCACCTG GACCGAGATCTTCTCGGGCAAGGCGGTGACACACGAGGACATCAAGTACGAGCAGGCCTGTGTCCTCTACAACCTGG gagCTCTGCATTCCATGCTGGGAGCCATGGACAAGCGAGTGTCCGAGGAG GGCATGAAGGTTTCCTGCACCCACTTCCAGTGTGCTGCCGGTGCCTTCACCTACCTGCGGGATCACTTCCCTCATTCCTACAGCGTGGACATGAGCCACCAGATCCTCAGCCTCAACATCAACCTCATGCTG GGCCAGGCACAGGAGTGTCTCCTGGAGAAGTCCATGCTGGATAACAGGAAGAGCTTCCTGGTGGCCCGGAtcagtgcccag GTGGTGGATTACTACAAGGAGGCCTGCCGGGCGCTGGAGAACTCGGAGACGGCCTCGCTGCTGGGCAAGATCCAGAAGGACTGGAAGAAACTGGTTCAAATGAAAATCTATTATTTCGCTGCTGTGGCCCAC ctgcacatGGGGAAacaggctgaggagcagcagaagtTTGGGGAAAGG GTCATCTACTTCCAGAGCGCTCTGGACAAGCTGAACGAAGCCATCAAGCTGGCAAAG GGCCAGCCCGAAGCCGTGCAGGAGGCTCTGAGGTTCACCATGGATGTCATCGGTGGCAA GTACAACTCGGCCAAAAAGGACAATGACTTCATCTACCACGAGGCCGTGCCCGCGCTGGACACGCTGCAGTCTGTCAAAG GTGCCCCCTTGGTGAAGGCTCTGCCCGTCAACCCCACGGACCCCGCGGTCACCGGCCCGGACATCTTTGCCAAGCTGGTGCCCATGGCTGCCCACGAGGCATCGTCCCTCTACAG CGAGGAAAAGGCCAAGCTGCTGCGGGACGTGATGGCCAAGATCGAAGCCAAGAATGAAGTGCTGGA CCAGTTCATGGACTCCATGCAGCTGGACCCCGACACCGTGGACAACCTGGACATGTACGAGCACATCCCGCCCGTGCTGATGGAGAAATGCGCCGCGCTCAGCGTGCGCCCCGACACCGTCCGCAACCTCGTCCAGTCCATGCAGG tgcTCTCGGGGGTCTTCACCGACGTGGAGGCGTCGCTGAAGGAGATCCGGGACCTGCTGGAGGAGGACGAGGCGCAGGAGCggaagctgcaggagctgctggggagggtcCCGCCGGCGCCAGGGTCCCCCCCGGGGCTGGCTGAGGTGAGCAAGGAGTGCTCCAAGTACCTGGAGCTGCACGAGAAGGCGAGCTTCACCAACACCGAGCTGCACCGCGCCATGAACCTGCACCTGGGCAACCTGCGCCTGCTCGGCGGCCCCCTGGAGCAGGTCCGGGCTGCGCTGCCCACCCCCAGCCTCTCTGAAG ACGACAAACAGGTGCTGCAGAACCTGAAGCGGATCCTGGCCAAGGTGCAGGAGATGCGGGACCAGCGGatgtccctggagcagcagctgcggGAGATGATCCAGAAGGACGACATCACCACCTCGCTGGTCACCACCGACCGCTCTGAGATGAAG AAGCTctttgaggagcagctgaagaagTACGACCAGCTCAAGGTGTACCTGGAGCAGAACTTGGCTGCCCAGGAGAACGTGCTCAAGGCCCTGACCGACGCCAACGTCAAATACGCGGCCGTGCGCAAGGCCCTGGCCGAGGTGGAGCACAA GTGGAACACGACCGTGCAGACCCTGGTGGCCTCCTACGAGGCGTACGAGGACCTGATGAAGAAGTCTCAGGAGGGGAAGGATTTCTACACGGACCTGGAGGGGAAGGCGGCCAAGCTGCTGGAGCGGGCGCGGGCAGCGTGCCAGGCCAGCGAGGCTCACCGGCAGCAGCTGCTCGAGAG ggAGCTGAAGAAGCAGCCGCCCCCCCGGCCCACGGCCCCCAAGCCCCCCCTGCAGAAGAAGCCGCCGGACGAGGCCGGGGGTCCCGAGCCCGCCGAGTTGGGCTCCCTGGTGCTGTCGGAGCTGCCCGAGGAGCTGCGGAGCctccccccagagctgctgcccggGCCCCTGGGCCAGCTGCCCCC CCCCGCGCTGGCCGCCCTGCCCGGGGGGCTGCGACCCCCCGAGCCCTACCTGCTGCCAGGGGGGGTGGCCAGCGCCCCGCTGCCCCCCCTGGCCCCCGCGCCCCCCTTCCCGGGGCACTACCGCCTGCCCGGGCCCGCCGCCgtccccttccctgcccccgggggggtcccggggcagctcctgcagccctcgGCCCCGGCCGGGCCTGTCCCCAGCTCCGCCGCCCCCCAGCTCTTCCCGGCCGCGCCCCTGATGCGCCAGCCGGGGTTCGGGGGGGGTCCCCACGTGCCGCCCCCGCGCTCGTCCCCCCAGCACGGACCCCTGCCCACCCCCGCCTACGGCCTGGGCCGGCCCGGGGCGGCCCCTGGACCTCTCCGGCCGCCCGTACCGGGGGCAGCGCCCGGGGGGGctcagccggggctggggggccACGAGCCCCCGGGAACGCGCCCGGCCACCACCACGGTGGACAGCGTCCAGGCCCCCATCTCCAGCTGCTCCGTgcccccccggggacccccgggccccttcctgccccccCAGCGCCCGGGGGGGGCCCCGGGACCCTTCCCCTACGCTGCGGGAGGGGTTCAGCCCTTCGGGACACCGGCACAAGCCCCCttcccccaggcacagcccccgCCCGCCTTCGCCCAGGGTCCCCAGCAGTTCCCCCCGGGTCCCTTCCTGCCCCCGGGCCGAGCCCAGGCCCCTCTGCCCTTCCAGCAGCCCCCCCGCGTCCCCCTGGCGCCCCCGGCCCAGTTTCCCCAGCAGCCCTTCCCCGCTCCGGGGGCCCCGGGGCAGGCTCCGCTGCCGCCCCAGCTCTACCAGCTCCccgggcaggagcagctgccccCCGCGGGCCTGGCCGCGCACCCTGGGGCCGTGCCCTTCCCCAGGACCCCTGCCCAGGGCGGCCCCCCGGCCCTGCCCTTCTgccccagcccggctcccccCAGCGCTCAGCTGCCCCCCGGGCCCGCGGCCCTGGCTCCGCCCGCGCCCGCCCCTCCCAGCCAGGCCCCTTCTCCCGGGCCCCTGCCGGGCTCCGTGGTGGTCCAGGGCCCGCTGGTCCCGTCCCCggccccgtccccgtcccccgCCCTGCCCGtgcagcccccggccccgcgggccCCTCCGGCGCTGCCCCCGCCGGGCACCGGGGACGCTCCGTTCCCCCGGCAGAGCCCCTGCCCCGCCGATCTGCTGTCGTCCAGCCCCGAGAGCCAGCCCGGCGGCTCGGCCGCGCCCGgggggctgctgcagcccacCAAGGCGGGCCCGCAGGAGGGGCAGCGGCCCCGGGCCGTGCAGCTCATCGAGGCCGATCCGTACGCGGAGCCCGAGCGCGTCCGGCGGCTGCTGGCGGAGCTGGAGCGGTTCCGCGGCCAGGCCGAGCGGCTGGAGCGGCCCGCGGCCGGCGGCGGCTCCGAGCTGGACGCGCtctggaaggagctgcaggaggctcAGGAACGCGACGCCCGGCAGCGCTCCATCGCCATCGCCCGCTGCTACTCCATGAAGAACCGGCACCAGGACATCATGCCCTACGACCGCAACCGCGTCGTGCTGCGCTCGGGCAAGGACGACTACATCAACGCCAGCCGCGTGGAGGACCTGTCCCCGTACTGCCCCGCCCTCATCGCCACCCAGGCCCCGCTGCTCGGCACCGCCGCCGACTTCTGGCTCATGATCTACGAGCAGAAGGTGTCCGTGGTCGTGATGCTGGTGTcggagcaggagctggacaAG AAGGTGCTCCGGTACTTCCCGTCGGAGCGGGGCCAGCCCGTGGCGCAGGGCCCCCTGACCGTGGTGCTCACCAGCCTGCGAGTGACCCCCACGCACGTGGAGCGGATGCTGACGCTGCAGTACCGCGAGCAGAGCCTCAAACGCACCGTGGCGCACCTGCAGTTCACCTCCTGGCCTGAGCT ggGCCTGCCCGAGAGCAAGGGGAGCCTCCTGCGCTTCATCCAGGAGGTGCACGGGCACTACCTGCACCAGCGCCCGCTGCACACCCCGGTCGTGGTGCACTGcag CTCCGGCGTGGGCCGCACCGGCGCTTTCTGCCTGCTGTACGCGGCCGTGCAGGAGGTGGAGGCCGGGAACGGCATCCCGGAGCTGGCGCAGCTGGTGAGGCGGATGCGGCAGCAGCGCAAGCACATGCTGCAGGAGAAG ctgcacctcAAGTTCTGCTTTGAGGCCGTCCTGCTCCACGCCGAGCAGGTGCTGCTGCGCCACGGCGTGggcgcccccgccccggccaAGCCCCCCAACAGCGCCTCCCCCAAG CTCTACTTCCAGCAGGACCCGCAGGACCTGGTGCTG GGGGGGGACGTTCCCATCAGCTCCATCCAGGCCACCATCGCCAAGCTCAGCATCAAAGCGGGGGGGCCCAGCGCGGAGCCCggggagggctggggggtggATCCCGCCCCCGCTCCGGACCCCGCGGATCCCGAGGTGCCGCTGGTCATTCCCGACGGCGTCGTGGACGGTGTTGACACCCCCGAGCCCGAGCCCCCCGCCCCTCGGCCGCCCCTCCCCGAGGCAGCGGGTGACGCTGAGAGCAGCAACCACGTAGGGGGGGAGAGCCCCGAGGGGCCGCCAGAGCCCCCCGCTGCCCCCccggcctcctcctcctcctccctggagCTCCTGGCCTCGCTGACACCCGAGGCCTTCAGCCTGGACGCGTCCCTCAAGGGCAAGCAGCGCATGAACAAGCAGAACTTCCTGCAGGCGCAGCCGGGCGAGGGGCTCCGGGGACCCCGGCCCAGCGATGACCCCCTCAGCATGCTCGACCCCCTCTGGACCCTCAACAAGGCGTGA